A stretch of the Aegilops tauschii subsp. strangulata cultivar AL8/78 chromosome 4, Aet v6.0, whole genome shotgun sequence genome encodes the following:
- the LOC141021800 gene encoding uncharacterized protein: MAISLLQYERHLSLQHHKIVGIDLECTTFDNFLADPRYIFVGLSIDSNKTRLERVNLEKWRVPEATKELDSLGDVSGMLIDDYYNNMKKKITDDEHRRWATPPLSMRHIEYAAKDAYGTYEIWNCITLTQDGLRRAKLEKEEPPKKCARSSWGWGDANW; the protein is encoded by the exons ATGGCAATCTCCCTCTTGCAGTACGAGCGCCACCTTAGCCTCCAGCACCACAAGATCGTCGGCATTGATCTTGA GTGCACCACCTTCGACAACTTCCTCGCCGACCCTAGGTACATCTTTGTAGGCCTCTCCATCGATAGCAACAAAACCAGGCTAGAGCGCGTCAATCTGGAGAAGTGGAGGGTGCCCGAGGCAACCAAGGAGTTGGACTCCCTCGGAGACGTCTCCGGCATGCTCATCGACGACTACTACaacaacatgaagaagaagatcacCGACGACGAACACAGGCGCTGGGCCACCCCGCCTCTGTCCATGAGGCACATCGAGTACGCGGCAAAGGATGCCTATGGAACATATGAGATATGGAACTGCATCACCCTCACCCAGGACGGCCTTCGCCGTGCAAAGCTGGAGAAGGAGGAGCCCCCCAAGAAGTGCGCCAGGAGCAGCTGGGGATGGGGAGACGCTAACTGGTGA